The window ATCAAACTCTCCGAAAAAGTTTGAATAAGACTCAAATTCATTGACGTTGACGCTTCGTTTTGTTTAGTTTTCAAGGATCAATCACTTTTTAACAGCGACCTTTATAATATATAACATTCATTTTGTTGTGTCAACAACTTTTTTATTGTTTTTTGTCGTATTTCGTTTTGTTGCGACGACGTTAATAATATCACCATGTTTAAACTCTGTCAACACTATAAATTAATATTTTTTATATTTTTAGATATCACCCTTCTTCTTCAATACAAAACTATGTTGCTAATAAATATTTCAAATAAAAAATAGCTTTTTTCTTTAGATAGTTGTACAGTATTGTTGCACTTTTTCCTTTATAAAGTTTCTTAATCTTAATAATTCATTTTTTTCAAAAGTATACTCCTTCTTTTCGTTTGTATATCCATCGAGCACTTTTCCGATTGTTGAATGATATTCTTGCGGAAGATGCAATAATCCCCATTCCCCCGCTTCTTTTTTAGAGGAGATTACTCCTTCTTTTAAATACCAATAAACTCTTAGGAAATTTAACGTACAGTAAATAGGATTTCTTTCTACATTCTTTAAACAATCTTGAAAATCACTCATTATGGAAGAAATATAATGAGAACGCGGAACCAAAGGAAATACTTCTTTTATCGGTTTTCCTTCAACACATATCCCACGATGATAAGTTACAGTTATATGAGCCGCTAAATCATTGTCTTTGATCTTTTCTTGGATGAATACCCTTTTTGTAAGTTCATTATTGTAGCGTTCTCGCCAATCCTCACTATAATGAAAGTCGAAAGAACTTGGATGCTCCCAATTTTGCAATTGGTTCTCATTCAAAAAACTTACTTCAATAGGGTATGGATGAGTAGAGTAGTTTAAAAATAGTTGTACCAATCTTCGTTTTCTTTCTACTGTTAATGGCCTTTTTGTAACCACTAATAAATCAATGTCACTTTTATTAGGATTAAATCCTCCCATAGCCAATGATCCGTGAATATAGAAACCGATCATATCTTCCTTAACGATATGTTTTGTTTCTTTTAATATCCAAGCAACAAATTGCCATACATGTTTATAAGAGGTAGTAAGATGATTATCCATATTTTATCCACCTTTAATTGAACTAACAGTTATTAGTTAATTCTTTTCATTATAATCAAATCCTTTCTAGCTACATCATTTTTTACAGTTCCCGGACAAACACCGTAATGTTTCGGACATTTTCCAACAATTCACGGATACAATTTTAAATCGCACTACTTTGTCGATATTTTCTACTGGACCTCGGACAATTTCATCTTCTTTCAAGACACTTTTACCACGATTTCGAACAAATTCCACTCAAGCGCAAACAATAGCTTCTCCGATTATAAAACATATCCTTTTTCGAACAACCCCTAAAAACAAATATAACCGACCCCAATTATGGAGTCGGTTTATTTATTACTTACGAATTTGAACAATACCTTCTTCTTTTAATGCGACTTTTCCTTCTTTTTCAATGGAAATGTATTCTCCGTCTTGGAGGTTGGTGAAAACAATCGGTGTAACCGTTGATGTCGCATGTTCTTTAATATATTCAAGATCAGCTTTTAACAACGGTTGACCTGCTTCTACTTCGTCCCCTTCATTGACGAGCGTTTCAAAACCTTCCCCTTTCAAATTAACAGTATCAATACCAAAGTGAATGAGAATTTCACGACCACCTTCCGTTATGAGACCTAAAGCATGTTTAGTCGGGAACACGTTGACAACTTTACCTTTCGCAGGCGCTACAACGATTCCTTCTTCCGGTAAGATCGCAAAACCATCGCCCATCATTTTTTCTGAAAATACTTGGTCAGGGACTTCTGTAATCGGCATCACGCGACCAGCAATTGGGGCGATATACGTTTCTTGATTAAATGAAGTCACTTCAGTTGTCGTAGCAACTTCTTCAACCTCTTTTGACATCGGAGTTGGTGATTTCCCTTGCATAATCTCTTTCATTTGATGACGTAAATGTTCAGATTTCGGACCGAAGATAGCTTGAATATTGTTACCAACTTCAAGGACTCCAGATGCTCCTAGTTTTTTCAGACGGTTTTTGTCGACATTTTTAATATCTTTTACGGATACACGTAAGCGCGTAATACATGCATCCAAGTGTTCGATGTTTTCTTTTCCACCCATCGCTTGTAGCACATCGTATGCCAAATCGGAAGATACGGATTGCGCTTCTTCTTGTGTTTCTTCTTCACGACCAGGTGTCATTAAGTTGAATTTACGAATCGCAAAACGGAAACCAAAATAGTAAATGACACTAAAGACAAGACCTACAGGAATTACAAGCCACCAATTCGTTTGCGGGTTAATAACACCGAAAAGAATATAGTCAATGAGTCCGCCAGAGAAGGTCATTCCGATTTTTACATTTAACAAATGCATGGTCATGAATGATAATCCAGCAAAAATCGTGTGTACCGCAAATAATAGCGGTGCAACGAATAAGAATGAAAACTCAATTGGTTCGGTAATACCTGTTAAGAAAGAGGTTAATCCCGCTGATGCCATAATTCCAGCAACGACTTTTTTACGTTCCGGACGTGCTTCATGATAAATCGCTAAAGCAGCTGCAGGTAATCCGAACATCATAAACGGGAATTTACCCGTCATAAACGTTCCTGCTGTTAATTGTTGAACACCGTCATTAATTTGTTCCATGAAAATACGCTGATCCCCGCGAATTAATTCGCCTGCTGCATTCGTGTATGTTCCAAACTCAAACCAGAACGGCGCATAGAAGATATGATGGAGACCGAACGGAATTAACGCACGCTCAATAACTCCGAATACAAACGCAGATAACGTTAAGTTCGCATGAATCATATTTTCCGAAAACGTGTTTAACGCCCCTTGAATCGGCGGCCAAATGATGGTCATCGCAAATCCTAACACTAATGCCGATGCTGCAGTGATAATTGGTACGAAACGCTTTCCAGCAAAAAATCCTAAGTAAGATGGTAGTTCAATATTATAAAATTTGTTATACATATAGGAAGCTAATAAACCAACAATGATACCACCGAATACGCCAGTTTGTAACGTTGGGATTCCTAAAACGTTCGAGTATTCAAAATTTCCTTCTAAATCACTTGCTTCAATACCAAGAACAACGCTCATCGTCACGTTCATGATTAAAAATCCAACAATGGCTGCAAGACCGGCCACCCCTTCACCAGAGGCTAGTCCAATCGCCACTCCAACAGCAAAGAGCAATGGCAAGTTACTAAAAATAATTAACCCTGCTTCCTTCATTAACGAAGCGATATGCTCAACCACTTCGTTTTCTAATGACGGAATGAGCTCTAATAAGGTTGGGTTTTGTAATGCCGCACCGAGGGCTAATAAAATACCCGCTGCCGGTAGAATCGCAACCGGAAGCATAAGCGCTTTCCCAACTTTTTGAAGCGTACCAAACGCTCGTTTAAACATATAGCTTTACCTCCTTAAATGCTTAACTTATTTTGTGCAACAAACAAAAAAGCATGAACAAAGGAAGACACGACTAAACAACGCCATCAATATGACGTTATTAGCCCTCATCCTCCTTGCTCATGCCTGATCGAATCAGTAACACGCAAGCGTGATGATGATTGATTTATTTTATTTTTGATTGAATCCGCTGTAGATGCATCGTCAAATAGACAGCCTCCGCATCATACACCGGCTTTTTTAATGTTTGTTGCATCATTTTTACTAGTTTCCATGCCAAATTGTAGCATAGAGGGTACTCTTCTTTCAATAGTTTTGCGATTTTTTCCGGTTCTTCCACTTTCTCGCCGTTTAGCACACGCTCGATCGTATACCGTAAATGTCGAACGAGACGCATATATTCGACGCTGTCTTTGTTCATCTGTATCCCTAATTGCTGCTCAATCATTTGAATGAGTTTAACAATTAATTGCGAATGTTTATTAATTTCTCGTATTTTTTTGTTCTCAATTGCACTATGAATATGAAGGGCAATAAATCCAACTTCCCCTTCCGGAAAATGAAGGTCCGTCTCTTGATTTAAAAAGTCCACGACTTCTCTAGCAATTTCATATTCATATGGATACAGTGCATGCGTCTCTTTTAAAAACGGGTTGCGAATTTCCATTCCTTGCATGAGCCGTCGAACAGCGAACATGATATGATCTGTTAAAGCGACATGAATATGTTCGTTCAAATACTTATTCGTTCGTTTTCGAATGAGTTCAATGGCTGAAACAATAACATCCAGCATGTTTTCATCGACGTGTGGAAGGAGTTTTTTATATTGTTCTTGCTCCTTCTCATTCGTTAACACGAACATTTTTTCAATCGCTTCTTGACTAATCAAATCTCCCTTTTTGCGACTAAACCCTATGCCTTTTCCAATAATTACAACTTCCCCGAAATCTTTATGCGAGGCAATTAACACATTGTTATTCAAAACCTTTTCTACATGAAAACTAGTCATTTTTGGCTCCCCTTATTTCGACACCAATCGACGGACTCGCATAAATTGTATAACAAAAATTGAAGCGATTTCAACGAAATGTTTTTGAACAACATAAAAACCGAGGGTATACCCCTCGGTCTATATTATTCAATTAAAAAGACAAAATAGCTGACAAAAATAACGAATAACAAGTACATAATTGGATGAATATCTTTCATTTTACCTTTCATCATCATCGTAATTGGATAAAAGATAAATCCAATAGCAATTCCCGTCGCTATGCTGTACGTAAGCGGCATAGCAATGAGTGTTAAAAAGGCCGGGACGGCAATTTCAAATTTCGTCCAGTCGATTTTTCCTAAGGAGGAAACCATCAACACTCCAACGATAATTAACGCTGGCGCTGTAACTGGAGCTGTAATTACTTCCAATAACGGGAAGAAGAATAAAGATAATAAGAAGAAAGCAGCCGTTACTAAAGACGCAAAACCTGTACGCGCACCTGCCGCTACACCAGCAGAAGATTCAATATAAGATGTCGTTGTAGACGTACCTAATAACGCACCAACAACTGTTGCACAAGAATCTGCCAACAACGCTTTTCCAGCACGCGGCAATTTGTTATTCACTATTAACCCTGCTTGGTTGGTCACGGCCATCAATGTTCCCGCTGTATCGAAAAAGTCGACGAATAAGAATGTTAGGACAACAACAAGCATTTCCACTGTAAATACTTGTCCAGCATTATTAAAAATTGGCTCTAACGCTTTTCCGAAGGTTGGCTCGATACTCGGTACAGAACCAACGATACGACTCGGAGTATCAATGAGCCCCGTTATCATACCAACAATTGCCGTGATCACCATTCCGATAAAGATCCCGCCATTAATGCCACGTGTCATGAAAATGACCGTCACGAAAATACCGAATATAGCTAATAACGTTGTTCCGTTTGTTAAATCTCCTAAACCGACCAATACCGCATCGTTATTTACGATAATTCCGGCATTTTGGAAACCGATAAAGGTGATAAATAATCCGATACCAGCTCCAACAGCGTATTTTAATTCTGCTGGAATAGAGTTAATAATTTTTTCACGAATACCAGAAAGGGTTAGAACGATAAAAATTAGTCCGGAAAAAAGTACGCCTGTTAACGCTTGTTGCCATGGAATACCCATGGTTAAGATGACGGTGTAAGCAAAAAAGGCGTTTAGCCCCATACCTGGAGCAAGGGCAATCGGATACTTTGCAAGAAGCCCCATCAAAATTGAACCAATAGCAGCTGCTAAAGCTGTAGCGACAAACACCGCTCCGTAATCCATTCGCATCGCATCAGGTAAATCTGGAATAGACGTTAATGATAGCGTAATAGGGTTAACCACTAAAATATACGCCATCGAGAGGAAAGTGGTTAATCCCCCAATGAACTCGCGACGATAATTCGTCCCCAGCTCGTCAAACTGAAAAAATTGTTTCATTACTTATTTCCCTCCAACCGACACACGAACGTCGCACTCCCCAAACAAAGAAAACGCTCCGACTACCACGTCGAAGCGTTGACTTTTAAGGAATAGGGAAATAAAGGGGTTACCAAACGGACGATAACCCCCATTTATTTTCTATTACCTCGTAGTCAAGCTATTTACGGTAGCTTGGTAGAGACTATCGGGCCATATTCCCGATATTATACGACGTAATGTGTGTGTTATGTTATTGTCGAATTTATTGTATCAATACCCGATCATCACGTCAATACAAAACACGAACATTTTTTGTTATTCATTAATAATCGTTCGTTTTTACTCCCATTCAATCGTTGCAGGTGG of the Bacillus sp. (in: firmicutes) genome contains:
- a CDS encoding DUF4111 domain-containing protein; this encodes MDNHLTTSYKHVWQFVAWILKETKHIVKEDMIGFYIHGSLAMGGFNPNKSDIDLLVVTKRPLTVERKRRLVQLFLNYSTHPYPIEVSFLNENQLQNWEHPSSFDFHYSEDWRERYNNELTKRVFIQEKIKDNDLAAHITVTYHRGICVEGKPIKEVFPLVPRSHYISSIMSDFQDCLKNVERNPIYCTLNFLRVYWYLKEGVISSKKEAGEWGLLHLPQEYHSTIGKVLDGYTNEKKEYTFEKNELLRLRNFIKEKVQQYCTTI
- a CDS encoding PTS transporter subunit EIIC, translating into MFKRAFGTLQKVGKALMLPVAILPAAGILLALGAALQNPTLLELIPSLENEVVEHIASLMKEAGLIIFSNLPLLFAVGVAIGLASGEGVAGLAAIVGFLIMNVTMSVVLGIEASDLEGNFEYSNVLGIPTLQTGVFGGIIVGLLASYMYNKFYNIELPSYLGFFAGKRFVPIITAASALVLGFAMTIIWPPIQGALNTFSENMIHANLTLSAFVFGVIERALIPFGLHHIFYAPFWFEFGTYTNAAGELIRGDQRIFMEQINDGVQQLTAGTFMTGKFPFMMFGLPAAALAIYHEARPERKKVVAGIMASAGLTSFLTGITEPIEFSFLFVAPLLFAVHTIFAGLSFMTMHLLNVKIGMTFSGGLIDYILFGVINPQTNWWLVIPVGLVFSVIYYFGFRFAIRKFNLMTPGREEETQEEAQSVSSDLAYDVLQAMGGKENIEHLDACITRLRVSVKDIKNVDKNRLKKLGASGVLEVGNNIQAIFGPKSEHLRHQMKEIMQGKSPTPMSKEVEEVATTTEVTSFNQETYIAPIAGRVMPITEVPDQVFSEKMMGDGFAILPEEGIVVAPAKGKVVNVFPTKHALGLITEGGREILIHFGIDTVNLKGEGFETLVNEGDEVEAGQPLLKADLEYIKEHATSTVTPIVFTNLQDGEYISIEKEGKVALKEEGIVQIRK
- a CDS encoding transcription antiterminator, giving the protein MTSFHVEKVLNNNVLIASHKDFGEVVIIGKGIGFSRKKGDLISQEAIEKMFVLTNEKEQEQYKKLLPHVDENMLDVIVSAIELIRKRTNKYLNEHIHVALTDHIMFAVRRLMQGMEIRNPFLKETHALYPYEYEIAREVVDFLNQETDLHFPEGEVGFIALHIHSAIENKKIREINKHSQLIVKLIQMIEQQLGIQMNKDSVEYMRLVRHLRYTIERVLNGEKVEEPEKIAKLLKEEYPLCYNLAWKLVKMMQQTLKKPVYDAEAVYLTMHLQRIQSKIK
- a CDS encoding NCS2 family permease encodes the protein MKQFFQFDELGTNYRREFIGGLTTFLSMAYILVVNPITLSLTSIPDLPDAMRMDYGAVFVATALAAAIGSILMGLLAKYPIALAPGMGLNAFFAYTVILTMGIPWQQALTGVLFSGLIFIVLTLSGIREKIINSIPAELKYAVGAGIGLFITFIGFQNAGIIVNNDAVLVGLGDLTNGTTLLAIFGIFVTVIFMTRGINGGIFIGMVITAIVGMITGLIDTPSRIVGSVPSIEPTFGKALEPIFNNAGQVFTVEMLVVVLTFLFVDFFDTAGTLMAVTNQAGLIVNNKLPRAGKALLADSCATVVGALLGTSTTTSYIESSAGVAAGARTGFASLVTAAFFLLSLFFFPLLEVITAPVTAPALIIVGVLMVSSLGKIDWTKFEIAVPAFLTLIAMPLTYSIATGIAIGFIFYPITMMMKGKMKDIHPIMYLLFVIFVSYFVFLIE